The stretch of DNA CACCTGACAACGCCCCCGTACATGACGAACGGCTCGCCTGTTAAGGTCTTCTGTTCACCATCTTCACAGTCCAGATACGTATTCCAACGTAGCCTGAATGCGCATCATGACTCCGGCAAAAAGACGGCTATATTCCCGTTACCCCAGCAGAAGGAGGATTGGCATGTTTCTGACCAAGCAACATTTGGTGATGGCGCGTACGCTTGCCGTGGCGATCATCGCCACCCTGGGCCTTGCCGCCTGCGCCACCTACGATGACGAATTTGCAGGCATCAACTCGCGTCTTGACCAGCTCGACACCAAGGTGCAGAACGCGGCCCAGAGCGCTGAATCCGCCAATCAGTCGGCGCAGCAGGCCAACCAGCGGCTGGATCAGATGGAAAGCCGCGTCCAGGCGCTCGAAACGGCGCCGGGCCGCAAGCCGCGCGGTTAGTCGTTCGCGACCAACGGCCTGAACCGGAACCCGGTGGCCTTGATGGCCACCGGATCTCATTTTTTTACCCCAGTCTTTGTTGTAAGGAACCGTCCCATCCGTACGTGCATACACCTGGCAAACCGGGCAATTCATGGGGCGCTGGCCCTGGCGCTGGCGTTTGCGAGCATCGGCGTGGCCAACGCCGAAGAAGCCGCCGCGCAACCGGTCGCCTCCATCGACCAGCTTCCGCAAGGCCAGGATGTCTCCGGCACCGTGATCGAGCTCGCGGGCTGGGTTGTCGCAGCCAATGACAACCAGGGCTTTCCGTTCGCGGTCATAGACAAGGCGGCCGCACAGATCCTGGTGTTTGGCGGCGACGGCCGACTTCGCGGCGCGGCACCTGGACTCTTTGGTTCGGCCGTCGGCGACCATACGGCCCCCGGCGTCGCCGGCGTAGCGCTTCGCGAAATTCCGGGCAGGGATCGCACAACGCCTGCGGGTCGCTTTGTGGGCGGTTTCGGCCCGTCAGTCGACGCTGGTCGCGTGCTGTGGGTTGACTACGAGTCCGCAGTCTCCATACACCCTACCGCCACTGGCGTCCCGGCCGAGAGGCGCGTCGAACGCCTTGCATCGCCTGAGCCGGAAGACAACCGCATCACTCATGGCTGCATCAACGTCGCGCCCGAGTTTTACGAGCAGATCATCCGTCCGACGTTCGAGAAGGGCGGGGTGTTCTATGTCATGCCGGATGAGGCGTCGATAGAAGAGACCTTCCCGGAGTTCGCGCAAAGCCGCGCGGCTACGCAAAGCAACGATGGAAAACGCGCGCGGCACGGTCGCAAGTAAAGGGCGGGTCGGGCGCGGATTCGCCGCGGCGGCATGGATCAGCTGCGGAATCCGTTACGACGGTGCGTGTCGTCGCAGAACGGTTTGTTCGAAGAGCCTCCGCAGCGGCACAGCCGCGTCGACGTCACGCGATTGATGGTGCGTCCGGTGCCGCAGCAGATCTCAACGTTGCCGCTAAGCACTAGCGGGCCATTGACTTCAGGATCGACGTTCAACGGCCCGTCGCGCATCGGCAGTGGTTTCGATTCCACGCTGGCAGGCTCACCCGTCGCCTGAAAGTGGATCTCGTTGTGACTACCGTCACAGAGCGGCTTCTGCCTGGATGCGCCGCACCGACACAGCACAGCGCGCATGCCAATGGGTACGCCGTCGAGCACGATGTGGGCGCGCACACCCAGCGGTCCGTTCTCGCGCAACTGGATGAGGTTGACCGGCGGCGGCGCTTCCTCGGTACCACCGTCGTGGCGGCGATACGCGATCGCGCCCGACGGACACATGTGGGCGACCGTGACGAGTGCTTCCACGCTTGCCGCATCCGGATGGATCCATGCGCCGGGCGTATTCGCCCTGAACACGCCAGGCAGCCCCAGCACGCAGTGACGTGCATGGATGCAGCGCGTACCGTCATAGACGATGTCGACTTCGGGGCCCGGTATCAGTTCCGCGCCGTTATCGAGGCGTTGCGGCTGCGTTGCCTGGCTCGCTGCGGGCGCGCGAACTTCCGGGATCTGGACGCTATCGGCTTCTGCGCGCGTCGAGGCTTCCTCGCGCCGGCATCGTTCCGCCTGCGCGGTGAGTCGATTGGCGAGGCGCTGCGTGCCGGCCCGAGTGGCTTCCAGCAAGCCGGCCTCCTTCGGATGCATATCCATAAGGCGCTCGCAACGCTCGCCGATCTCGTGCAAGCGTTCGACCAGGATATCGACGCTGCCGGCTTCGCCCATGAGTGCCGCCGACGAACGAATGGTTGCGAAGCTCAAGCCGGCGGTAGCCTGCGGCATGCTCGGATTGGCGGGCAGGGTGCCCAGGCGGGCCGCGACGGGCGTGAGCAGGTGCATCAGGTCGACCCCGGCCGACACGAGCGTGGACTTCGCATCCCGGCCGACGTCGCCATAGGCGAGTGACACGCATCGCAGGCAATGGTTGTACAGGGCGTTGCCCAGATCCAGCAGCGCGGCGGCGGGCTCCTCGCTGATCCACAGACGTCCCTGCGGCGTGGGGGGCGGCCGCATGACCGGATTGTGGGCGCTCATTCGCGCGGGACGAAACTCTGGTCGGCTCGCCAGCAGAGCGTCGTACTCGCGACCGATGCGCAGGAAGCGCTGGTAGTGCGAGTCGCCGGTGCACGAGTCGGCGCCTTCGCCCTGGCGCACGATGGCGTCGATCGCTTCCAGGGCCGTCGTCAAACATCGGACGGTCTTCAATCCGGGCAACCGCGCGCCGTCGGCGTCGAGCTGGTGCTCGGGGTTGCCCTCGAACAGGCGCCGTTCGCCCATGGATTCACTCAAGCGCTGCAGACCGGCTGACACCGAGCGATACAGCTCGCCTACCGTTTCGTAGTCCGTGCAGGCCGTCATCAGCCGGTCCATGCCGAGCGCGCGCGAGTAGTGCTGGGGCGGCTCGAAACCCTCGCCGTCCTGTACTTCGGCGTCGTCGGGCCGCTCGAGGTAGACGAAATGGGCGAGCGTCTGCCGGTTGAACGGTGCGAGCTTCACCACGACGCCCGCCGGGTGATAGCCGGGCGGGATTGGGAAATTCTGGTGGACCAGATGGGCCGGCGCGCCAAGGGCCGACAGGATGTTGCAGACGATGGCGAGGTGGCCCATCTCCTCCACCGAGACGGAGAGGATCTCGCGGCGCCAGCGCTCGACGGCGTCGAATTCGGCTTCCGACAGGTCTTCCCCCGTGCTCTCCTTGAGACTGAAGGCCGCGTACAAGTAGCAGCACATGAGGTGGTGTTCGATCTCGGCCGCTTCGGCGAGTAACGCCCAGAGCTGCTCCCGTGACGTCGGTACGGCGATCTGCTGTTCCAAGGTCGCATCCTCGTTTGTCGATTGGATTGCGGACGCTTTCAGGCCTGGCTGCCCTTCGTGGAGTCTATCGCCGATGGCGGGGCAGGGCGTGGCTTGAAGCGATCCTGCGCCACCTGGCAGACGGGACCGCACTAGACCTGCCGCACATTCTGCCTAGGTGAAGCTGCTCGGTCTGGTTGCGGCGATGCGGCAACATAAGTGTTCGCCATGCCAGCGTCGGGTCGCTACGGGCACTTGGTCACTTCTTCACGCATTGCCGCTTGACGCCTGGCCGCAGAGCCAGTAATGCTCGCGGCTCGGGGGGACCCTTCATGGGTCACGCAAGGATTGCGATATGGCACAGGGGAGTGCTGCGCTTGCCGTCGTGGAGCGCACCGATTCATCGGAAGACCAGCCTGATCTGGCCCTGCACGGGTTGGTATTGCTGGCGCAATTCCATGGAGTAGCCGCCGACGCCGCGCAGCTCGCGCACGAGTTCGGTCGTACGGGCGAACGTTTCGACGAAGCCACGCTGGTGCTCGCGGCCAAGAGGCTCGGCCTCAAGGCCAAAGTCGTCACCCAGCCCATCGCGCGCATCGCGATGGCGACCCTGCCGGCGATGGCTTTGGTGCCCGATGGCGATCCCTTCATTGTTGCTAAGGTCAACGACGATCAGGTCCTGATCCACGACCTGGTCGAGAAACGCCCGCGCGCGATCTCCCAAGTCGAGTTCGAGGCCCGCTACACCGGCCGCTTGATGCAGGTTGCCTCGCGCGCCTCGGTGCTCGGCGACCTCGCCAGGTTCGACTTCAGCTGGTTCATCCCTGCAGTGGTCAAGTACCGCAAGCTGCTGCTCGAAGTCTTCATTGTGTCGTTCTTCATCCAGCTGTTCGCACTGATTACGCCGCTGTTCTACCAGGTGGTGATGGACAAGGTGCTAGTGCACCGTGGCCTGACCACGCTCGACGTCATCGCAACCGGGCTGGTGTCGATGGCGGTGTTTGACGTGGTGCTGTCCGGGCTGCGCACGTATGTTTTCTCGCACACCACAAGCAAGATCGACGTGGAACTTGGCGCACGCCTGTTCCGACACGTGCTGGCGTTGCCGCTGGCGTACTTCGAGTCGCGCCGGGTCGGCGACACCATCGCCCGCGTGCGCGAGTTGGAGAATATCCGCAGCTTCCTGACCGGGCAGGCACTGACCTCGGTGCTGGACCTGTTCTTCACCGTAGTGTTCCTGGCGGTGATGTTCTATTACAGCGGCTGGCTGACGCTGATCGTCGTGCTGTCCTTGCCCGTGTACGCGCTGATTTCGGCCGGCATCACACCCGTCCTGCGCAAGCGCCTGAACGAGAAGTTCGCCCGCGGTGCCGACAACCAGTCGTTCCTGGTCGAGACCGTCAGCGGCATCGGTACGGTCAAG from Lysobacter arenosi encodes:
- a CDS encoding L,D-transpeptidase; translation: MALAFASIGVANAEEAAAQPVASIDQLPQGQDVSGTVIELAGWVVAANDNQGFPFAVIDKAAAQILVFGGDGRLRGAAPGLFGSAVGDHTAPGVAGVALREIPGRDRTTPAGRFVGGFGPSVDAGRVLWVDYESAVSIHPTATGVPAERRVERLASPEPEDNRITHGCINVAPEFYEQIIRPTFEKGGVFYVMPDEASIEETFPEFAQSRAATQSNDGKRARHGRK
- a CDS encoding ferritin-like domain-containing protein yields the protein MEQQIAVPTSREQLWALLAEAAEIEHHLMCCYLYAAFSLKESTGEDLSEAEFDAVERWRREILSVSVEEMGHLAIVCNILSALGAPAHLVHQNFPIPPGYHPAGVVVKLAPFNRQTLAHFVYLERPDDAEVQDGEGFEPPQHYSRALGMDRLMTACTDYETVGELYRSVSAGLQRLSESMGERRLFEGNPEHQLDADGARLPGLKTVRCLTTALEAIDAIVRQGEGADSCTGDSHYQRFLRIGREYDALLASRPEFRPARMSAHNPVMRPPPTPQGRLWISEEPAAALLDLGNALYNHCLRCVSLAYGDVGRDAKSTLVSAGVDLMHLLTPVAARLGTLPANPSMPQATAGLSFATIRSSAALMGEAGSVDILVERLHEIGERCERLMDMHPKEAGLLEATRAGTQRLANRLTAQAERCRREEASTRAEADSVQIPEVRAPAASQATQPQRLDNGAELIPGPEVDIVYDGTRCIHARHCVLGLPGVFRANTPGAWIHPDAASVEALVTVAHMCPSGAIAYRRHDGGTEEAPPPVNLIQLRENGPLGVRAHIVLDGVPIGMRAVLCRCGASRQKPLCDGSHNEIHFQATGEPASVESKPLPMRDGPLNVDPEVNGPLVLSGNVEICCGTGRTINRVTSTRLCRCGGSSNKPFCDDTHRRNGFRS